A DNA window from Gigantopelta aegis isolate Gae_Host chromosome 4, Gae_host_genome, whole genome shotgun sequence contains the following coding sequences:
- the LOC121370759 gene encoding serum amyloid A-5 protein-like isoform X2, translating into MKSRLYKTETKDAYDEMKDSNCMHCDKYFHCMGNYNAVYRCQQSYKNKEIAEDVSNCREWGQDSPDSAADQAANRYGREGWDCASRYLCNVNCMYSPTDRTCSRLNCL; encoded by the exons GACGCCTACGATGAAATGAAGGATTCGAACTGTATGCATTGTGACAAGTACTTCCACTGTATGGGCAACTACAACGCTGTATATCGATGTCAGCAGAGTTACAAAAACAAAGAGATAGCGGAAGATGTAAG CAACTGCCGAGAATGGGGTCAAGACTCACCTGACAGCGCCGCTGACCAAGCAGCCAATCGGTATGGCCGTGAAGGCTGGGATTGTGCCAGTAGATATCTGTGTAACGTCAACTGTATGTACAGTCCGACAGATCGCACATGCAGCCGACTTAACTGTCTTTAG